GGACTCGCGCTGCAGGGCACACTTTCAAATGTCGCGGCAGGCGTCATGATCATCCTGTTCCGCCCGCTTAAGATTGGCGACTTCGTTGAAGTAAATGGCGTGATGGGAACTGTTAAAGAAATCACGCTGAACTATACGGAGATTGCGGACGTCGGCAACGTGATGGTCGTCGTTCCCAATTCCGAAGTCTGGGGCAATACGATCAAGAACTTTTCGGGCTATGATACGCGTCGCGCAGAGTGGACATTTGGTGTCGGATACGGTGCCAACCTTGCGAAAGCAGAGCGAGTGATCCGCGACACCATTTCGGCTGACGAACGTTCGCTTACGGATCCAGAGCCGTTCATTCAGGTCAATAATCTCAACAGCAGCAGCGTCGATTTTCTGGTACGTTTCTGGTGTAATGCTGATGTTTACTTCCAGTATCAGGCCGACATGAAGCGAAAGGTGAAAGAGGCGTTGG
The sequence above is drawn from the Cognatiyoonia koreensis genome and encodes:
- a CDS encoding mechanosensitive ion channel family protein; this translates as MDAILDTLSSLFTMEIYDGKSFSDYLTFDFLIGFAGNLIGAIFILIIGFIIAGIMNRRVRRIGENHANLDNTLFNFLGNIARYTILAFTTLFVLNTFGVQTTSIIAVIGAAGLAIGLALQGTLSNVAAGVMIILFRPLKIGDFVEVNGVMGTVKEITLNYTEIADVGNVMVVVPNSEVWGNTIKNFSGYDTRRAEWTFGVGYGANLAKAERVIRDTISADERSLTDPEPFIQVNNLNSSSVDFLVRFWCNADVYFQYQADMKRKVKEALDENEIDIPFPTRTMVYNDPIPFIRPDEQDQVAAE